In the Rhododendron vialii isolate Sample 1 chromosome 2a, ASM3025357v1 genome, TGCAATTTGAAGGGGCTTGGGCTTTAAACACTTCTACCATGCAAGACACAGACACAGCCAGAGCACctctaaaaaatcagctctaactgATATCGGTAAGGGGTTTCTTAGAATTTGTAGGGTAAAATAGAATGATTTGTCCTACGATTTATGagaaaatccttaccgatatccgttgaagttgattttttatatgaatcctccaaaaaatattttaaaaaagatgaacggtttggatcattttgcaaaaccccaatatgaatttcacaaaaatatatgtgcaaaataTATGCAAAAACATATGTGTGGAAATCATTACTGGCACCATCCTCGAAAATTTCCCGAACCCTCAAAACACAGACACAGTCAGAGCACCATCCATGGCGACCCAAAGCAGCTCCACTCGCCCAGAACCCAAAAAGACCAAGCAGACCTCTCATAGACCAAGCAGACCTCTCATAGCCCCCTCTCGACGGAAGATTCTCACCCACTGCCGAATCTCCCCCGGGAAATCATCGTCGAAGTACTGTGGAGACTCCCCGTCAAGTCTCTACTTCGATTCACGTGTGTTTCCAGATCATGGCGTTCTTTGATTTCTCAACCCAAATTCGCAAGAACTCCTTTTGTATTACTTATaaaataccatttttttttattattatataaaaataacatttcattcaattatttatttttacaatttctttattttcataACAATATTTaaagggaaataatttttttattctctttttttttaaacattattTTTCTTCGatttatttttacatcaaaaatacACTTCCAAAAGAATagtcgttaaaaaaaaaaaatggcaaaatcaaCCGCTTATCTTAATTCGTGCAAAGCACGCGGAATTACACTATTAGTCAAACAAAATACTCGAAACACAGACAAAGTCAGAGCACCATCTATGGCGACCGGAAGCAGCTCCGCTTGCCGACAACTCAAGAAGACCAAGCAGACCTCTCGTAGCCCCCTCTCGACGGAAGATTCTCTCCTAATTCCGCATCTCCCGCAGGAAATCATCATCGAGGTTCTGTCGAGACTCCCCGTCAAGTCTCTGCTGCGATTCAGGTGTGTTTCCAAATCATGGCGTTCTCTGATTTCTCAACCCGAATTCGCAAAAACCCATCTCAGATTAGCATCTACAAACACCGATTATACCCTCCATAGACTCCTCCTGTGTTCCTCTCTTGATTTTAAGTCATGCTCTCTTTACTCTATTTTGAATGAGAAATCTGATACTGCTGTTGAGCTTGATTGCCCTTTGAAAGGGGCTTATTCCACAACATGGATTGTTGGTTGCTGTTATGGTTTGGTGTGCGTCGCAGCTGGAAACGAAGTATCTATATGGAACCCGTCTACTAGAAAATCCAAGAGATTGCCTAATGTTAGAATGGCAAACCTCTACAGAGGGGCGTATGGGTTTGGTTATGatgagtccagtgatgattacAAGGTGGTTGGAGTCTTTCATGATGTGGGTAATAGTGATTTTGAGGCTGAAGTGAAGGTGTATTCATTAAAGACTAATTCGTGGAGGAGGATTGGAGGCTTTCCTGACCGTCTTCCTCTTACTCCTCATGGTTCAGGGACATGTGTGAGTGGGGCGCTCCATTGGTTTTCGACTGGCGATTGCGGGAAAAATATTGTTTCTCTTGATTTGGTGAAGGAAACGTATGGAGAGGTTTCGGAACCTGATTATCGAGATGGTATTTTGCATCAGGTTTGGTTGGATGCTTTAAATGGATGCCTCTGTGTACTCGGTATGTACAGAGATTTTGTTGATGTATGGGTGATGAAGGAATATGGAACTAGAGAGTCTTGGACCAAGTTTGTGGTCATACCTTATGTTTCACATCCATGTGATAATCTTAGTCGTCCGCTATTGTGGACTTTGAAGAATGGTGAAGTCGTAATGCGTACATACACGCATTTAGTTCGGTACAATCCCAAAGATGGTACATTTAATTACCCTGTGTTTTGGTATATTGTGTATTCGTATGTTGAGAGCCTCTTCTCGCTTGACATTGATGCTGAGAGTGGGATTCAATGGCAACAGCCGCAACGTCAATGCTAAAGGAAATGAAGGTAAAATTAGATATTTGATTATGTCTTGCTAGCCTTCCCCAACTCTTTTGTATCCACCATGTGTTCATATTTTTCCTCTTGTCTTTTTAACCTCTTAGTGATGTATTCAGTGTTGATGTTAAAACCGAAATAGAAAATGGTTCCTTTGCTAATATTTATTGAAGTTAACCAAATTTTGGTAAAACCAACCGTTAACCTTGAAAGGAATTGTGAAAAAACAGTTTCATAGAGAGTATTATTTCTTTGACGTCATTTAACGAGATAATGGATTCTTGAGGTGGCACATGATTATTTTATACCATTTCCGGAAATTTGGAGGAATAGGTTgaggaaaatatggaatttttCCAAACATGCATGATGGATGAAACTTAAGCCAACTACCAATCCATTAGGATATTATCTTGTATACAGATCCCcttacgatttttttttgcattttggtgTTTCGAAAATGGATATTGGAAGTTATATTGGTTAGCATTGTGTTCATTTTGTGTGCTTTTGACTTAGAGGAACATTAAGTTGAAAAGGACTTGGGGGAACATTGATATCCTCTTTTTTGGGGAGTGGGAGGAAtcaaatatttccttccttGGCGAGGCCCATTGCTTGACCTCTTCTTAAAATGTTCTTGAGGACATTTAACATTTGACTTTTTAGGGCTCTTTAACTATATTTCGCGAGTAGTTTAGGCTTGAGCAGCTTTCttgcttttaagttttaacccCAAGTATACTCAACCAAGAAGCAAAAGCACTACAAGAACTTACAGGCCATGGATGTTGAATTAATAATTAATCATTTTGTGTTTTAGTAGTTTTTGTGTTTTCACTTAAGAGTTGTTGGAAGTATGAGGTTGCGAAGCTATTGATGAGTTTTTGGCCTTTAATCATTCAAACAAGCGTAGTCTAATGTGTTCAAAGTTACAATTTTAGTGGTGATTGATTTGAGGATTTGCGAACAACCTATAGTGAGTTGAAGGCTTAAATTGAGACCCTGGAGAGTTTTTTTGGTGGGATTGTAGAGATCTCTCTTAACAGGGGTTAGGCACGTGTTGGGCACAAGTTAGTGCCTCTGTGCCGCATACTGTTTTATGGTGCGCGAGTCCCGGTTAGGCATGAGTTACTGACAGTCTTTATCTGCAGAGTCCACCAACTTCAAATGATTACATCTCCATCATCTGGAATTAGAGTGGGCTGCATTTTATTTCTCAATTCACGCCCTTaaagtctacttttcaatggaTTGGTGGTGGCTCCATTATCTAATTCTATCTAGCCATAAGAGTATGGTTGTAGCACCATAAACTACTCCTATGATTCCATGGGGATTATCGGGGATTTGTTGCGTTTTGACTTCATCACTCATTTAGTACCTCCATATTTAACCTTGGAGAATTAGTAGCATGGATATGGACACAGACAAGGACACACACTGGACACGACAACAGACAACTCTCAAAAAATCAAGACGCGGACATGGCAGGGGACAtgataaaattttttttttttccctctttgcaaattgattttgttatgtAGACCTACATTATAACCCCTACATATTCAAGTTAGGGCTCTTATTGAGTACGCTATTGACCGTTGGAGTATGCCTGTGTACATACACCTATGTTTACATTACAATTTCAATcccttttgaaatttaaattttttcccgAAAATGCTTTAAAGTTGAGAAAAGTCACCATTTGCTCATGTGTCTCTCCACTGTGTCTCCCCATGTCTCGAGTGTGTCCCCAATGCCTCCCAACATAAAAAAACACTAGAATTTGATGGACATCATGTGGCGTGTCACACATGTATTTTGGCGTCTCCCTGGTGTATCATGTGTACGGAACTCCTAGGTGTGTCAGACCATACCTTTTAGAGTATCCT is a window encoding:
- the LOC131318046 gene encoding F-box/kelch-repeat protein At3g23880-like, with protein sequence MAKSTAYLNSCKARGITLLVKQNTRNTDKVRAPSMATGSSSACRQLKKTKQTSRSPLSTEDSLLIPHLPQEIIIEVLSRLPVKSLLRFRCVSKSWRSLISQPEFAKTHLRLASTNTDYTLHRLLLCSSLDFKSCSLYSILNEKSDTAVELDCPLKGAYSTTWIVGCCYGLVCVAAGNEVSIWNPSTRKSKRLPNVRMANLYRGAYGFGYDESSDDYKVVGVFHDVGNSDFEAEVKVYSLKTNSWRRIGGFPDRLPLTPHGSGTCVSGALHWFSTGDCGKNIVSLDLVKETYGEVSEPDYRDGILHQVWLDALNGCLCVLGMYRDFVDVWVMKEYGTRESWTKFVVIPYVSHPCDNLSRPLLWTLKNGEVVMRTYTHLVRYNPKDGTFNYPVFWYIVYSYVESLFSLDIDAESGIQWQQPQRQC